A window of Syntrophales bacterium genomic DNA:
CCCCGTGAAGTTCGTACTCCACGGGGAGGAGTCCCTGTCCTGAAATCTCTGATGGAGGAAATCGACCCTATGGACCTGTCTCAAAGCCGGGATCGCCTGGCGGAGCTGATTCTCCGCCGATCCTTTCAATACCGGGAGGACCCGCCGTTCACCCTGGCCTCCGGGAAGACGAGCTTCTACTACTTCAACTGCAAGCCGGTGACCCTGGATCCCGAGGGGATGAACCTGATCGGCCGCGTCCTCTTCGGGATGGTCCGCGGCACCGGCGTCACCGCCGCCGGAGGCCTGACCCTGGGGGCGGATCCCCTGGCCAACGCCCTGTCGGTTATCTCGTTCCAGGAGGGCGAGCCGATCAAGTCGTTCATCGTCCGGAAGGACGTGAAGGCCCACGGGACAAAGAGCGCCGTCGAGGGGAACGTGGCGAAGGGAGAGCACGTGGTCGTCCTCGACGACGTCATCACGACGGGGGGATCGACGATCACGGCCATCGAGAGGGTCCGCGAGGCGGGCCTCATCGTGGACCGCGTCATCGCCCTCATCGACCGGGAAGAGGGAGGGCGTGAAAACATCCTGGCCCTGGCGGGCCGCGTCGATGCCGTCTTCACCCGGACCGAGATCATGGAGCGGTACAAAAAAAGCTGAGCCCCGCTGCTTTCAGGAGGAGCGGGTCCATCGCGGGCTCCAATGCCGAAAGCAATGAAGAAATCAGCGAAAAACGGGCAGACCGCTTCGAAGATCCGTTCGATCGAGCAGCGTTACCGACGGATTTTTGAGGCGCTCAGCAAGTCGGAGCAGGAGAAGTCGGTCATCCTCGACGCCATGACCGAGCTGGTCCTGTATCTCGATACGGACATGCGGATCATCTGGGCCAACAAGGCCATGCACGACGCCTTCCGCCTCGTGCCGGGCCGGTTGACCGGAAAGCACTGCTACCGGGCGCTGCACCGCCGAACCAGGACCTGCAGCATCTGCCCGGCGGAAAAAACCCTCGAATCCGGCGAGCCCCGGGAAGTCGTCGATTTTTCATCATACGGGAAAAACTGGGTGCTCCGCAGCTATCCCGTCCGGAATGAAAAGGACATTCTCACCGGCGTCGTCGAAATCGTCACGGACACCACCGAGCGCATCCGCGCCGAGGAGGCGATGCGCCTCTCGGAGCAGAGATACCGCGAGCTTTTCGAAAACGCCACCGACATCATCTTCATTCTGGACCTGAAAGGCCGGATCCTCTCCTGCAACGCCTCCGTCTCCAGGACGTACGGCTACGAAAAGGAACAGCTCCTGGGGCGCAGCATCGAGACCCTTCTGGACCGGGACTATGTGCCCGTCGTCCGGGACCTGATCCGGAAAAAGCGGGATGGCCTGCAGGTTCCGAACCCCATCGAATTTCTCACCTGCACAAAGGACGGCGGGATCGTCTGGCTGGAGGTGAGCGCCCGGATCGTGAAGGAAAACGGGCGGCAGGTGTCGATCCACGGCATTGCCCGCAACATCACCGAGCGCAAGCTGATGGAGGAGGCCCTGAAGAAGAGGGAGCGGGAGTTGGAGGAACAGTCCCGCAACCTGGAGGACGCCAACACGGCCCTGAAGGTTCTGCTCAAGCGCCGGGAAGAGGACAAGTCGGAGCTGGAGGAGAAGGTCACCTTCAACATGAGGGCGCTGATCCTGCCGTACATCGAAAACCTGAAGATCACCCATCTCGACAGCCACCAGCGGAATCAGCTCGACATCCTCGAGCGAAACACGAGCGAGATCGTTTCCCCGTTCCTGCGCACCCTCTCCTCGAAATACCCCAATCTCACGCCGATGGAGATCAAGGTGGTCAATTTCATCAAGGAAGGGCGCACGACGAAGGAAATGGCGGCTCTTCTGCACGCATCCGCCCGGACCGTGGAGGTCCACCGGGACAACATCCGGAAAAAGATCGGACTGAGGAACCGGAAGGCGAATCTGCGGTCTCATCTGCTGTCTCTCTGATCGGCGGCGGTCCGCGAAGGCCGGCACGTATTTGAACTACGTATAGAATACGTAATCTTTCCGGATTGCCCTGTTCCAGAATCGGTGGTTTTGTTCCATCATGCGTTACCCCGGGGGTTCCCGGCGCGGAAATTCGAGGGGGATTCTCCGTCTCCGGAGAGTTCTGTCAGCCTGTCCACTTAAGCGGGGGGAAAATCGATGACGAAAGAAGAGAAGATCGAGGAAATCCGCCAGCGGGCCCGAAAGAATTTCTCGCTCGGATACAACTGCGCCGAGTGCGTGACCGAGGCCATTCTTTCCCTTGTCGACACGGGGCTGCCGGCGGAGGTGAAGAAGTGCGCCACGGGCTTCGGCGGCGGGATCGGGCTGTTCGGAGACACCTGCGGAGCGCTTGCCGGGGCCGTCATGGCCGTCAGCGCAGTCCACGGGAGAAGCAACCTTCCTGAAGGCGAGGGCAAGGAGGCGGTGAAGAAAGCCGCGGATCAGCTCTATGGAAGGCCCGGCCTGTACCGGCTGTTCAACATCATTCCCAAC
This region includes:
- the pyrE gene encoding orotate phosphoribosyltransferase: MDLSQSRDRLAELILRRSFQYREDPPFTLASGKTSFYYFNCKPVTLDPEGMNLIGRVLFGMVRGTGVTAAGGLTLGADPLANALSVISFQEGEPIKSFIVRKDVKAHGTKSAVEGNVAKGEHVVVLDDVITTGGSTITAIERVREAGLIVDRVIALIDREEGGRENILALAGRVDAVFTRTEIMERYKKS
- a CDS encoding C-GCAxxG-C-C family protein, with the translated sequence MTKEEKIEEIRQRARKNFSLGYNCAECVTEAILSLVDTGLPAEVKKCATGFGGGIGLFGDTCGALAGAVMAVSAVHGRSNLPEGEGKEAVKKAADQLYGRPGLYRLFNIIPNRFQTKYGKTLCRELTTQWQSTWLCRDHALFCRDLITEAAGIAGELVLSDREALASGNFGTNVENLKD
- a CDS encoding PAS domain S-box protein, whose protein sequence is MKKSAKNGQTASKIRSIEQRYRRIFEALSKSEQEKSVILDAMTELVLYLDTDMRIIWANKAMHDAFRLVPGRLTGKHCYRALHRRTRTCSICPAEKTLESGEPREVVDFSSYGKNWVLRSYPVRNEKDILTGVVEIVTDTTERIRAEEAMRLSEQRYRELFENATDIIFILDLKGRILSCNASVSRTYGYEKEQLLGRSIETLLDRDYVPVVRDLIRKKRDGLQVPNPIEFLTCTKDGGIVWLEVSARIVKENGRQVSIHGIARNITERKLMEEALKKRERELEEQSRNLEDANTALKVLLKRREEDKSELEEKVTFNMRALILPYIENLKITHLDSHQRNQLDILERNTSEIVSPFLRTLSSKYPNLTPMEIKVVNFIKEGRTTKEMAALLHASARTVEVHRDNIRKKIGLRNRKANLRSHLLSL